One window of the Anaeromyxobacter dehalogenans 2CP-C genome contains the following:
- a CDS encoding universal stress protein, with amino-acid sequence MRSWQRILCAVDLSEASRATVTTAADLAHATGAELALVHVHEPLARAEARAAARDPARLEAQAQRLGAELQRWRGVAQGVVGRPVRALLASGGAAGEILRTVGEGGYDLVVVGAHPHRRLGRTVGGAVAVRVVREAPCQVLVAHEPAHALETAAAL; translated from the coding sequence ATGCGGTCCTGGCAGCGGATCCTCTGCGCGGTCGATCTCAGCGAGGCCTCGCGCGCCACGGTCACGACGGCCGCGGACCTGGCCCATGCCACCGGCGCCGAGCTGGCGCTGGTGCACGTCCACGAGCCGCTCGCGCGGGCGGAGGCCCGCGCCGCGGCGCGCGATCCCGCGCGGCTGGAGGCGCAGGCGCAGCGGCTCGGCGCCGAGCTGCAGCGCTGGCGCGGCGTCGCGCAGGGCGTGGTGGGCAGGCCGGTGCGGGCCCTGCTCGCGAGCGGGGGGGCGGCGGGCGAGATCCTCCGGACGGTCGGGGAGGGCGGGTACGACCTGGTGGTGGTCGGCGCGCACCCGCACCGGCGCCTCGGGCGCACCGTGGGCGGCGCGGTGGCGGTGCGCGTGGTGCGCGAGGCCCCGTGCCAGGTGCTCGTGGCGCACGAGCCCGCGCACGCCCTCGAGACGGCCGCCGCGCTCTGA
- a CDS encoding LuxR C-terminal-related transcriptional regulator translates to MPHIDVEILTPFTAKYLEGRSLTPAERAEVLRLAQGFACKDSAAAANVSPETIRARRKRIYRKLDVPGSGELISELLALSLRMLAAGERIEPRPVVPAQPQDTAASSTPTLIAAR, encoded by the coding sequence ATGCCTCACATCGACGTCGAGATCCTCACGCCGTTCACCGCCAAGTACCTGGAGGGCCGCAGCCTCACGCCCGCCGAGCGCGCGGAGGTGCTCCGGCTGGCCCAGGGTTTCGCGTGCAAGGACTCCGCGGCCGCCGCCAACGTCTCCCCCGAGACCATCCGGGCCCGCCGCAAGCGCATCTACCGCAAGCTGGACGTGCCGGGCTCCGGTGAGCTGATCTCCGAGCTGCTGGCGCTCTCGCTCCGCATGCTCGCCGCCGGCGAGCGGATCGAGCCGCGGCCGGTCGTCCCCGCGCAGCCGCAGGACACGGCCGCCTCGAGCACGCCGACGCTCATCGCGGCCCGCTGA
- the zwf gene encoding glucose-6-phosphate dehydrogenase has product MTAPPASDRPGDPCAFVIFGAMGDLARRKLLPSLYNLRLNGLLPREFAIVGVSRRALDDAAYRDAVTGALRTFATRPVDDAIWSEYAQRVHHVQGDFEDPGTYERIAGALAHAAQKHGTSGNALFYLATPPGEFCHIVRGLGAAGLLGESAGWRRVVIEKPFGRDLDSAVALNRELASVVREEQIYRIDHYLGKETVQNLMVFRFANGIFEPIWNRRYVDHVQVTVAEELGVEGRGDYYEQAGALRDIVQNHILQLLTLVAMEPPSTLAAEAVRNEKTKVLESIRPMSPEDVLRNTVRGQYGEGYLGGQKVPGYRAEPSVSPASQTETYAALKLQVENWRWAGVPFYVRAGKRLARRDTQISIQFRRPPLLLFQEAGVEGIEPNRLDILIQPEEAICISMKAKRPGPSIQLQPVRLDFSYADFGGLPPATGYERLLHDAMIGDATLFHRADMVEASWRIATPVLDVWSTLPARDFPNYAAGSWGPASAAELLARDGRRWADRE; this is encoded by the coding sequence GTGACCGCGCCCCCCGCCAGCGACCGCCCCGGCGACCCCTGCGCGTTCGTGATCTTCGGCGCGATGGGAGACCTCGCCCGCCGCAAGCTCTTGCCGTCGCTGTACAACCTGCGCCTGAACGGCCTGCTGCCGCGCGAGTTCGCCATCGTGGGCGTGTCGCGCCGGGCGCTCGACGACGCGGCCTACCGCGACGCCGTCACCGGCGCGCTCCGCACCTTCGCGACGCGCCCGGTGGACGACGCGATCTGGTCGGAGTACGCGCAGCGCGTCCACCACGTGCAGGGGGACTTCGAGGACCCGGGCACGTACGAGCGGATCGCCGGCGCGCTCGCGCACGCCGCGCAGAAGCACGGGACCTCGGGCAACGCGCTGTTCTACCTGGCCACGCCGCCCGGCGAGTTCTGCCACATCGTGCGCGGGCTGGGCGCGGCGGGGCTGCTCGGCGAGAGCGCGGGCTGGCGGCGGGTGGTGATCGAGAAGCCGTTCGGCCGCGACCTGGACTCGGCGGTGGCGCTGAACCGCGAGCTCGCCTCGGTGGTGCGCGAGGAGCAGATCTACCGGATCGACCACTACCTCGGGAAGGAGACCGTCCAGAACCTGATGGTGTTCCGGTTCGCGAACGGGATCTTCGAGCCGATCTGGAACCGCCGCTACGTGGACCACGTGCAGGTCACGGTGGCCGAGGAGCTGGGGGTGGAGGGCCGAGGCGACTACTACGAGCAGGCCGGCGCGCTCCGCGACATCGTCCAGAACCACATCCTGCAGCTCCTCACGCTGGTGGCCATGGAGCCGCCCTCGACGCTCGCCGCCGAGGCGGTCCGCAACGAGAAGACCAAGGTGCTGGAGTCGATCCGGCCCATGTCGCCGGAGGACGTGCTGCGGAACACGGTGCGCGGCCAGTACGGCGAGGGCTACCTGGGCGGCCAGAAGGTGCCCGGGTACCGGGCGGAGCCGAGCGTGTCGCCGGCCTCGCAGACCGAGACCTACGCCGCGCTGAAGCTCCAGGTGGAGAACTGGCGCTGGGCCGGGGTGCCGTTCTACGTGCGCGCCGGCAAGCGGCTCGCGCGGCGCGACACGCAGATCTCGATCCAGTTCCGCCGGCCGCCGCTGCTCCTGTTCCAGGAGGCCGGGGTGGAGGGCATCGAGCCGAACCGGCTCGACATCCTCATCCAGCCGGAGGAGGCCATCTGCATCTCGATGAAGGCCAAGCGCCCCGGCCCCTCGATCCAGCTCCAGCCGGTGCGGCTCGACTTCAGCTACGCCGACTTCGGGGGCCTGCCGCCCGCCACCGGGTACGAGCGGCTGCTCCACGACGCGATGATCGGCGACGCGACGCTGTTCCACCGCGCCGACATGGTGGAGGCGAGCTGGCGGATCGCCACCCCGGTGCTCGACGTCTGGTCCACCTTGCCGGCGCGCGACTTCCCGAACTACGCCGCGGGGAGCTGGGGCCCGGCGTCGGCGGCCGAGCTGCTCGCGCGCGACGGGCGGCGCTGGGCGGACCGGGAGTGA
- a CDS encoding glycoside hydrolase family 15 protein, translating into MAQRLEEYAMVGDAQSAALIGRDGSVDWLCWPRFDSDACLAALLGTPEHGRFALRPVGEVRAVRRAYRPGTLVLDTELSTAEGAVRIVDFMPPRGAAPDLVRLVQGLRGRVELDLELSPRFGYGARRPWIRGQGRHLSASAGPDTLHLLAAVPLRAEHGTVRARFAVSAGESAPFVLTWHPSHEPAPTPPEPGAALEATEAWWRRWSGRCTAGGRWHALLVQSLVVLKALTYSRTGGIVAAPTTSLPEAPGGVRNWDYRFCWIRDATFTLLALMGAGYVDEARAWRDWLLRAVAGQPEDLQIMYGIAGERRLTELELPWLPGYEGARPVRIGNAASSQLQLDVFGEVLDCLHQAHLSGLPFSPDAWTVQRALLDWLESHWDDPDEGIWEIRGPRRDFTHSKVMAWVAVDRALRSARAGRLEGPLDRWRALRARIHAEVCARGYDAERGAFTQAFGSKALDASLLLVPQVGFLPVTDPRVAGTIAAIERELTEGGLVHRYDSRTGVDGLPPGEGVFLACTLWLSDALRMQGRHAEATRYFERVVGLANDVGLLAEQWDPVQRRLVGNFPQAFSHVALVNTALGLSSEAPHRSGRCPDGDCD; encoded by the coding sequence GTGGCGCAGCGGCTGGAAGAGTACGCGATGGTCGGCGACGCGCAGAGCGCCGCGCTGATCGGGCGGGACGGCTCGGTGGACTGGCTGTGCTGGCCGCGCTTCGACTCCGACGCCTGCCTCGCCGCGCTCCTCGGCACGCCGGAGCACGGCCGCTTCGCCCTCCGCCCGGTGGGCGAGGTGCGCGCCGTGCGCCGGGCCTACCGGCCGGGGACGCTGGTGCTGGACACCGAGCTGTCCACCGCCGAGGGCGCGGTGCGGATCGTGGACTTCATGCCGCCGCGCGGCGCCGCGCCCGACCTGGTGCGCCTGGTCCAGGGGCTCCGCGGGCGCGTGGAGCTCGACCTGGAGCTCTCGCCCCGCTTCGGCTACGGGGCGCGCCGGCCCTGGATCCGCGGCCAGGGGCGGCACCTCTCCGCGAGCGCCGGCCCGGACACGCTCCACCTGCTCGCCGCGGTCCCGCTCCGCGCCGAGCACGGCACCGTCCGCGCCCGCTTCGCGGTCTCCGCCGGCGAGTCGGCGCCGTTCGTGCTCACCTGGCACCCGTCCCACGAGCCCGCGCCCACGCCGCCGGAGCCCGGCGCGGCGCTGGAGGCGACCGAGGCCTGGTGGCGGCGCTGGTCCGGGCGCTGCACCGCGGGCGGCCGCTGGCACGCGCTGCTGGTGCAGTCGCTGGTGGTGCTGAAGGCGCTCACCTACTCGCGCACCGGCGGGATCGTGGCGGCCCCCACCACCTCGCTCCCCGAGGCGCCCGGCGGCGTCCGCAACTGGGACTACCGGTTCTGCTGGATCCGCGACGCGACCTTCACGCTCCTCGCGCTCATGGGCGCCGGGTACGTGGACGAGGCGCGCGCCTGGCGCGACTGGCTGCTCCGCGCGGTCGCGGGCCAGCCGGAGGACCTGCAGATCATGTACGGCATCGCCGGCGAGCGGCGGCTCACCGAGCTCGAGCTGCCGTGGCTGCCCGGGTACGAGGGCGCGCGCCCGGTCCGGATCGGGAACGCCGCCTCCTCGCAGCTCCAGCTCGACGTGTTCGGCGAGGTGCTGGACTGCCTGCACCAGGCGCACCTGTCCGGCCTGCCGTTCAGCCCCGACGCCTGGACCGTGCAGCGCGCGCTGCTCGACTGGCTCGAGTCGCACTGGGACGATCCCGACGAGGGCATCTGGGAGATCCGCGGGCCGCGCCGCGACTTCACGCACTCGAAGGTGATGGCCTGGGTGGCGGTGGACCGCGCGCTGCGCTCGGCGCGCGCCGGGCGGCTCGAGGGCCCGCTGGATCGCTGGCGGGCCCTGCGGGCGCGCATCCACGCGGAGGTGTGCGCCCGCGGCTACGACGCGGAGCGCGGCGCGTTCACGCAGGCGTTCGGCTCGAAGGCGCTCGACGCGAGCCTGCTGCTCGTGCCGCAGGTGGGGTTCCTGCCGGTCACCGATCCGCGCGTGGCCGGCACGATCGCCGCGATCGAGCGCGAGCTGACCGAGGGCGGCCTGGTGCACCGCTACGACAGCCGCACCGGCGTGGACGGCCTCCCGCCCGGCGAGGGGGTGTTCCTGGCGTGCACGCTCTGGCTCTCCGACGCGCTGCGGATGCAGGGCCGGCACGCCGAGGCGACCCGCTACTTCGAGCGCGTGGTCGGGCTCGCGAACGACGTCGGGCTGCTCGCCGAGCAGTGGGATCCGGTCCAGCGGCGGCTGGTGGGGAACTTCCCGCAGGCGTTCTCGCACGTGGCGCTGGTCAACACCGCGCTGGGCCTGAGCAGCGAGGCGCCGCACCGCTCCGGGCGCTGCCCGGACGGCGACTGCGACTGA
- a CDS encoding chloride channel protein, giving the protein MPGPAREDRRPITARALRAGLAWMTPLGGPLDLRLLGRTLLHAAVLGCLAGLVGAGFFAALEIGQRLLLGGLAGYLPLRAAGELVFGKEPAGPLRPWVLVLLPALGGLASGLVTAKLAPECGGGGGDATIDAYHLHGARMRARVAPVKALASVLTLATGGAGGREGPTMQIGGALGALIGRVLPTSPRERRILMVAGVAAGISAVFRTPLGAALLAVEMLYRDDFESDALVPAILASVVAYSLVASIYGETTLFGRLPAFPFVPRHLPLYALLALLVSLGAVAFAVSLRTVARGFGRLPGPAWLRPGLGGLLMGGFATAVILLVGHLYGAEDRGIGLLGGGYGAVQAAIAGSPGMQPGWPLVILLLGLAAAKVVAASLTIGSGGSAGDFAPALTIGGLLGAAFGHGAALVTGDPTLQPAAFVLVGMGTLYGGLAHVPLSALVLVSELAGSYDLLVPMMLSIGVAYVALRRWTLYPAQPRNQRESPAHPELRARDLLARVTVRDVAVPAEAGPAEAGARLAEGLAAAASTSRQRVLPLLGPAGAWAGLADVDAIRAAAADPHLGWAVLADVAAGWTAVAPETTLARVGELLVDSGLRQLPVVEGGRVTGYVGEAEIARVFLQAIADPPARHPAGA; this is encoded by the coding sequence ATGCCGGGACCAGCGCGGGAGGATCGAAGACCCATCACCGCCCGCGCGCTGCGCGCCGGCCTGGCGTGGATGACGCCGCTCGGCGGCCCCCTCGACCTCCGGCTCCTGGGCCGGACGCTGCTGCACGCGGCGGTGCTGGGCTGCCTCGCGGGCCTGGTGGGCGCGGGCTTCTTCGCCGCGCTCGAGATCGGCCAGCGCCTGCTGCTCGGCGGGCTGGCCGGGTACCTGCCGCTCCGCGCCGCCGGCGAGCTGGTGTTCGGGAAGGAGCCGGCCGGCCCGCTGCGGCCGTGGGTGCTCGTCCTGCTCCCCGCGCTCGGCGGCCTGGCGAGCGGCCTCGTCACCGCGAAGCTCGCGCCCGAGTGCGGGGGCGGCGGCGGCGACGCGACCATCGACGCCTACCACCTGCACGGTGCGCGCATGCGCGCACGGGTGGCGCCGGTGAAGGCGCTCGCCTCGGTGCTGACGCTCGCCACCGGCGGCGCGGGCGGCCGCGAGGGGCCGACCATGCAGATCGGCGGCGCGCTGGGCGCGCTCATCGGCCGGGTGCTGCCGACCAGCCCGCGCGAGCGGCGCATCCTGATGGTGGCCGGCGTGGCGGCGGGCATCTCGGCGGTGTTCCGGACGCCGCTCGGGGCCGCGCTGCTCGCGGTCGAGATGCTGTACCGCGACGACTTCGAGTCCGACGCCCTGGTCCCCGCCATCCTCGCGAGCGTGGTGGCCTACTCGCTGGTCGCGTCCATCTACGGCGAGACCACGCTGTTCGGGCGGCTCCCCGCGTTCCCGTTCGTGCCGCGCCACCTCCCGCTCTACGCGCTGCTGGCGCTGCTCGTCTCGCTCGGCGCGGTGGCGTTCGCGGTGAGCCTGCGCACGGTGGCCCGCGGGTTCGGGCGGCTCCCCGGGCCTGCCTGGCTGCGGCCCGGCCTGGGCGGCCTGCTCATGGGCGGGTTCGCGACCGCGGTGATCCTGCTCGTCGGCCACCTGTACGGCGCGGAGGACCGCGGCATCGGCCTGCTGGGCGGCGGCTACGGCGCGGTGCAGGCCGCCATCGCGGGCTCGCCGGGCATGCAGCCCGGGTGGCCGCTCGTGATCCTCCTGCTCGGCCTCGCCGCCGCGAAGGTGGTGGCGGCCTCGCTCACCATCGGCTCGGGCGGCTCCGCCGGCGACTTCGCCCCGGCGCTCACCATCGGCGGCCTGCTGGGCGCCGCCTTCGGCCACGGGGCCGCGCTCGTCACCGGCGACCCCACGCTCCAGCCGGCCGCGTTCGTGCTGGTGGGGATGGGCACGCTGTACGGCGGGCTCGCGCACGTGCCGCTCTCGGCGCTGGTGCTGGTCTCGGAGCTGGCCGGCAGCTACGACCTGCTCGTCCCGATGATGCTCTCCATCGGCGTGGCGTACGTGGCGCTGCGGCGCTGGACGCTGTACCCCGCGCAGCCGCGGAACCAGCGCGAGTCGCCGGCGCACCCGGAGCTCCGCGCGCGCGACCTGCTCGCCCGCGTCACCGTCCGCGACGTGGCCGTGCCCGCCGAGGCCGGGCCCGCCGAGGCCGGCGCGCGGCTCGCCGAGGGGCTGGCGGCGGCCGCGAGCACCTCCCGCCAGCGCGTGCTGCCGCTGCTCGGCCCCGCCGGCGCGTGGGCGGGGCTCGCCGACGTGGACGCGATCCGCGCGGCCGCCGCCGACCCGCACCTCGGCTGGGCGGTGCTCGCCGACGTGGCGGCGGGGTGGACGGCGGTGGCGCCCGAGACCACCCTCGCCCGCGTGGGCGAGCTGCTGGTGGACAGCGGGCTGCGCCAGCTCCCGGTCGTCGAGGGCGGCCGGGTGACCGGCTACGTCGGCGAGGCGGAGATCGCGCGGGTGTTCCTGCAGGCGATCGCCGATCCGCCCGCTCGCCACCCTGCCGGCGCCTAG
- a CDS encoding alpha,alpha-trehalose-phosphate synthase (UDP-forming) → MRAVLKVLVPLMLLLGAIAWGASVLVEHTARRWFDRDTRMRAELAVSGARDGLERALRKGERARVRRILGEVARDERVLGAAACDPEGALVASTSEYPAPFDCGRIRAHASAGAASPTTWAFEAPYGETRVHLTAVPLADEEGPLGFVALVHDMSWVATREEQTRGFLAVAFAIVALAAAVATTLAARFSWRGWSAELQRVLRATWLMPGPSAPPRTRREFQPLLSDVRALVSELAAEQSDGRAGLWSPARLRDALARHLPGSEVIVVANREPYIHERRDGTLRVQHPASGLVTALEPVVHATGGTWIAHGSGSADREVVDRHARVRVPPDDPAYTLRRVWLTAAEEEGYYYGFSNEGLWPLCHVAHTRPTFRGADFAAYRDANRKFADAVCQEATGPDPVVLVQDYHFALLPRMIRERLPRATIITFWHIPWPNSERFGICPWGPEILEGMLGSSILGFHVQAHCNNFLDSVDRYLEARLDRERQSVVLGGQETLIRAYPISIDWPTRWAADAPAAPLCRERVFADLGLAPDALLGVGIDRLDYTKGIEERLLAVERLLERFPQFRGRFTFAQLAAPSRTRIPRYQELNRNVEEVARRVNERFGEASYRPIVLLREHHEPPTVFRFYRAADLCYVSSLHDGMNLVAKEFVAARDDEAGVLVLSRFTGASRELGEALLVNPYDLEEASSALAAALAMPREEQRERMRALRTFVSEFNVYRWAGRMLVDAGRLRKRDRVSGRITVPFRTVPGEAGGRR, encoded by the coding sequence ATGCGCGCGGTCTTGAAGGTCCTCGTCCCGCTGATGCTCCTCCTGGGCGCCATCGCCTGGGGGGCGTCGGTCCTCGTGGAGCACACGGCCCGGCGCTGGTTCGACCGCGACACCCGCATGCGGGCGGAGCTGGCGGTCTCCGGTGCCCGGGACGGGCTGGAGCGAGCGCTCCGCAAGGGGGAGCGTGCGCGGGTGCGCCGGATCCTGGGCGAGGTGGCCCGGGACGAGCGGGTGCTCGGCGCGGCGGCCTGCGATCCCGAGGGGGCGCTCGTGGCGAGCACCTCCGAGTACCCGGCGCCGTTCGACTGCGGCCGGATCCGGGCGCACGCGTCCGCGGGCGCGGCCTCGCCCACCACCTGGGCGTTCGAGGCGCCGTACGGCGAGACCCGGGTGCACCTCACCGCCGTGCCGCTCGCCGACGAGGAGGGGCCGCTCGGGTTCGTGGCGCTCGTGCACGACATGAGCTGGGTCGCGACGCGCGAGGAGCAGACGCGCGGGTTCCTGGCGGTCGCGTTCGCGATCGTGGCGCTGGCCGCGGCGGTCGCGACCACGCTCGCGGCGCGCTTCTCGTGGCGCGGGTGGAGCGCGGAGCTGCAGCGCGTGCTGCGGGCGACCTGGCTCATGCCGGGCCCGTCGGCCCCGCCGCGCACCCGGCGCGAGTTCCAGCCGCTCCTGTCCGACGTGCGCGCCCTGGTCTCGGAGCTGGCTGCGGAGCAGTCCGACGGCAGGGCCGGGCTCTGGTCGCCGGCCCGGCTGCGCGACGCGCTCGCGCGGCACCTCCCGGGCAGCGAGGTGATCGTCGTCGCGAACCGCGAGCCCTACATCCACGAGCGGCGCGACGGGACGCTCCGGGTGCAGCACCCGGCCAGCGGCCTCGTCACCGCGCTGGAGCCGGTGGTCCACGCCACCGGCGGCACCTGGATCGCGCACGGCAGCGGCTCGGCCGACCGGGAGGTGGTGGACCGGCACGCCCGCGTGCGCGTCCCGCCGGACGACCCCGCCTACACGCTGCGGCGCGTGTGGCTCACCGCGGCCGAGGAGGAGGGCTACTACTACGGCTTCTCCAACGAGGGGCTGTGGCCGCTGTGCCACGTGGCGCACACCCGGCCGACGTTCCGCGGCGCCGACTTCGCCGCGTACCGCGACGCGAACCGCAAGTTCGCCGACGCGGTGTGCCAGGAGGCGACCGGCCCCGACCCGGTGGTGCTGGTGCAGGACTACCACTTCGCGCTGCTGCCCCGGATGATCCGCGAGCGGCTGCCGCGCGCGACCATCATCACGTTCTGGCACATCCCGTGGCCGAACTCCGAGCGCTTCGGGATCTGCCCCTGGGGCCCCGAGATCCTGGAGGGCATGCTCGGCTCGAGCATCCTCGGGTTCCACGTGCAGGCGCACTGCAACAACTTCCTCGACTCGGTGGACCGCTACCTCGAGGCGCGCCTCGACCGCGAGCGCCAGAGCGTGGTGCTGGGCGGCCAGGAGACGCTGATCCGCGCCTACCCGATCTCCATCGACTGGCCCACCCGGTGGGCGGCGGACGCGCCGGCGGCGCCCCTGTGCCGCGAGCGCGTCTTCGCCGACCTCGGCCTCGCGCCCGACGCGCTGCTGGGCGTCGGCATCGACCGGCTCGACTACACCAAGGGCATCGAGGAGCGGCTGCTGGCGGTGGAGCGGCTGCTGGAGCGCTTCCCGCAGTTCCGGGGCCGGTTCACCTTCGCGCAGCTCGCCGCCCCCAGCCGCACGCGCATCCCGCGCTACCAGGAGCTGAACCGCAACGTGGAGGAGGTGGCGCGGCGGGTGAACGAGCGGTTCGGCGAGGCGTCCTACCGGCCCATCGTGCTGCTCCGGGAGCACCACGAGCCGCCCACCGTGTTCCGCTTCTACCGCGCCGCGGACCTCTGCTACGTGTCGTCGCTGCACGACGGCATGAACCTGGTCGCGAAGGAGTTCGTGGCGGCGCGCGACGACGAGGCGGGGGTGCTGGTGCTCTCGCGGTTCACCGGCGCGTCGCGCGAGCTGGGCGAGGCGCTGCTGGTGAACCCGTACGACCTCGAGGAGGCCAGCTCCGCGCTGGCGGCGGCGCTGGCGATGCCGCGCGAGGAGCAGCGCGAGCGGATGCGGGCGCTGCGCACGTTCGTGTCCGAGTTCAACGTGTACCGCTGGGCCGGGCGCATGCTCGTGGACGCGGGCCGGCTGCGCAAGCGCGACCGCGTCTCCGGGCGCATCACGGTGCCGTTCCGGACGGTGCCGGGCGAGGCCGGCGGCCGGCGCTGA
- the pgl gene encoding 6-phosphogluconolactonase: MARPSGPALVRVADPAALARAAAEEVARRAEAAVAARGRFAIALAGGSTPRALYGVLADPAAPWRARVPWARTEVWFGDERCVPPDHPDSNYRMAREALLDRVAPAAVHRIEGERPPADAAARYEAALRQAAGAAGEPPRLDLVLLGLGADGHTASLFPDSPALRERARWVAAPFVPAVGAHRVTLTLPVLERARAIAFLVSGAGKRAALERLLAAGPPAIPAARVRPLDGALLVLADDAALG; encoded by the coding sequence GTGGCGCGTCCGTCCGGGCCCGCGCTGGTGCGCGTCGCCGACCCGGCGGCGCTGGCGCGCGCGGCCGCCGAGGAGGTGGCGCGGCGCGCCGAGGCGGCCGTGGCGGCGCGCGGGCGCTTCGCGATCGCGCTCGCCGGCGGGAGCACGCCGCGGGCGCTGTACGGCGTCCTCGCGGACCCGGCGGCGCCCTGGCGCGCGCGGGTGCCGTGGGCGCGCACGGAGGTGTGGTTCGGCGACGAGCGCTGCGTCCCGCCGGACCACCCGGACTCGAACTACCGGATGGCGCGCGAGGCGCTGCTCGACCGCGTCGCTCCCGCCGCCGTCCACCGCATCGAGGGCGAGCGGCCGCCGGCCGACGCGGCCGCGCGGTACGAGGCGGCGCTGCGGCAGGCCGCCGGGGCCGCCGGGGAGCCGCCGCGCCTCGACCTGGTGCTGCTCGGGCTCGGCGCCGACGGCCACACCGCGTCGCTGTTCCCGGACAGCCCGGCGCTGCGAGAGCGCGCGCGATGGGTGGCGGCGCCGTTCGTGCCCGCCGTGGGCGCCCACCGCGTCACCCTCACGCTGCCGGTGCTGGAGCGGGCGCGCGCGATCGCGTTCCTCGTGTCGGGCGCCGGCAAGCGCGCAGCGCTCGAGCGCCTCCTCGCCGCCGGGCCTCCTGCGATCCCCGCGGCGCGGGTGCGCCCGCTCGACGGCGCGCTGCTCGTGCTCGCGGACGACGCGGCCCTGGGATAG
- a CDS encoding universal stress protein, with the protein MAGWKKICCAVDFSEPSRRAMREAAELARLMGAELTLLHVYVSPPVMATDMLVAARDLGPMIAEEAEGTVTAWRGEAERLVGAPVSTHVASGQPEDEIPRFATEHGTDLLVIATHGRSGLRRLVLGSVAEAVARRAPCPVLVVRSGAEPAHQDLTAEAAQYH; encoded by the coding sequence ATGGCCGGCTGGAAGAAGATCTGCTGCGCCGTCGATTTCTCGGAGCCCTCGCGCCGCGCCATGCGCGAGGCGGCGGAGCTCGCCCGTCTCATGGGCGCGGAGCTGACGCTCCTGCACGTCTACGTCTCGCCGCCGGTGATGGCGACGGACATGCTGGTCGCCGCCCGCGACCTCGGGCCGATGATCGCCGAGGAGGCGGAGGGGACCGTCACCGCCTGGCGCGGCGAGGCGGAGCGGCTCGTCGGCGCGCCGGTGTCCACGCACGTCGCGTCCGGGCAGCCGGAGGACGAGATCCCCCGCTTCGCCACGGAGCACGGGACGGATCTCCTGGTGATCGCCACCCACGGCCGGAGCGGCCTGCGCCGGCTGGTGCTCGGCTCGGTGGCGGAGGCGGTGGCCCGCCGCGCGCCGTGCCCGGTGCTGGTGGTGCGGAGCGGCGCCGAGCCGGCGCACCAGGATCTCACGGCCGAGGCCGCGCAGTACCACTGA